The following are encoded in a window of Vespula pensylvanica isolate Volc-1 chromosome 2, ASM1446617v1, whole genome shotgun sequence genomic DNA:
- the LOC122627129 gene encoding protein alan shepard isoform X5, whose protein sequence is MSVRMENVAAPRKLNYKMMGTNGPRPTYVGANNGNAGGGGGGANAGGVGVGPTSGGGGGGVGGGGGGTTAGSGGGGGGHGGGAGAGAGGGLKGNATGGAAGGGGGGGGGGGGGGGGGGGPRGGNPVQYRASGAAAAAWGAAPSHAAAAAVAAAAAYPPYTRYPSAAAAAAAAAQVPVGAQPLPPSANPYATAPYAQHVSARCSADAGSRSLRQVSSNCKRNKFPRDYGGQRVPTASSPANTTSSSSSATGSQSGAMSTSMSNNAMQGQQAEQLSKTNLYIRGLNQNTTDKDLVNMCSQYGTITSTKAILDKTTNKCKGYGFVDFESPVAAEGAVKALVAKGIQAQMAKVGIWLLRRLASIEQQEQDPTNLYIANLPLNFKENDVEGLLQQYGQVISTRILRDTSGQSKGVGFARMESKEKCEQIIQIFNGKALQGAKDPLLVKFADGGNKKKSMYKSTMWRDTGENMTMNYDASGVGQNGVATAHMLPTATLTQYGRHYGQAVPGYSVPGAPWVTPYLVQPAPPHMQQVDMMPSADPSNPQYSIIPQLTTQMSTMHLGTGSYIASPHPYSYTTYPPPSIIHPIPLGDSEQTSNAASPDDSYQQYQAQQPK, encoded by the exons GGGACAAACGGTCCACGGCCAACATACGTCGGCGCTAACAACGGTAACGCCGGTGGAGGCGGTGGAGGCGCCAACGCCGGAGGCGTGGGCGTGGGTCCTACgagcggcggcggcggcggcggagTCGGTGGCGGAGGCGGCGGTACTACGGCTGGTAGTGGCGGCGGTGGAGGTGGCCACGGGGGCGGCGCTGGCGCCGGCGCCGGCGGCGGATTGAAGGGCAACGCGACGGGAGGAGCGGCCGGGGGCGgcggtggaggtggtggtggtggcggcggtggtggcggtggtggcggtggaCCACGAGGAGGGAATCCGGTGCAGTACCGAGCGAGCGGCGCCGCCGCAGCAGCTTGGGGCGCGGCGCCGTCGCACGCCGCCGCGGCTGCGGTGGCAGCAGCGGCCGCCTATCCGCCTTACACCCGCTATCCGAGTGCCGCCGCGGCGGCTGCCGCAGCGGCACAGGTACCGGTCGGTGCGCAACCGTTACCGCCCTCTGCCAACCCTTACGCCACCGCCCCCTACGCTCAGCACGTCTCG GCACGGTGCAGCGCTGACGCGGGGTCACGGTCACTCCGGCAAGTGTCGTCAAACTGCAAGCGAAACAAATTTCCCAGAGAC TATGGTGGACAACGGGTACCTACAGCCTCGTCACCAGCCAATACTACCAGTAGTTCTAGCAGTGCCACTGGCAGTCAAAGCGGGGCAATGAGCACAAGTATGAGTAATAATGCTATGCAAGGGCAGCAGGCGGAACAGTTAtcgaaaacaaatttatacatacgtgGCCTCAACCAAAATACAACAGATAAAGACCTTGTTAATATGTGTTCTCA GTATGGAACTATAACTTCCACAAAGGCAATATTGGataaaacaacaaataaatgTAAAG GTTATGGCTTTGTAGACTTTGAGTCACCGGTGGCGGCAGAGGGTGCTGTGAAAGCACTGGTCGCCAAGGGCATCCAAGCGCAGATGGCGAAAGTGGGTATCTGGTTGCTCCGTAGACTGGCAAGT ATTGAA CAACAGGAACAGGATCCTACAAATCTGTATATCGCAAACCTGCCATTGAACTTTAAAGAAAACGATGTTGAAGGATTACTTCAACAATATGGACAAGTCATCTCGACTCGCATTTTACGCGACACCTCAGGACAAAGTAAGGGTGTTGGATTTGCAAG AATGGAATCCAAAGAAAAGTGTGAGCagataattcaaatatttaatggAAAAGCATTACAAGGAGCTAAAGATCCCTTGTTAGTTAAATTTGCTGATGGtggtaataagaaaaaatcaatgtaTAAAAGTACAATGTGGAGAGACACTGGAgaa aATATGACTATGAATTATGATGCAAGTGGAGTTGGTCAAAATGGTGTTGCTACAGCTCATATGTTACCTACAGCAACTTTAACTCAATATGGTCGTCATTATGGTCAAGCTGTCCCTGGCTATAGCGTACCAGGAGCTCCTTGGGTCACACCATACCTCGTGCAGCCCGCGCCTCCTCATATGCAACAGGTCGAC atGATGCCATCTGCCGACCCTAGTAATCCTCAATACAGTATAATTCCTCAGCTTACAACGCAAATGTCTACAATGCATCTTGGCACTGGTTCc TATATAGCAAGTCCTCATCCCTATTCTTATACTACTTATCCTCCACCTAGCATTATCCATCCAATACCACTGGGCGATTCTGAACAGACCAGTAATGCAGCATCTCCTGATGATTCTTACCAACAGTACCAAGCTCAGCAGCCCAAGTAG
- the LOC122627129 gene encoding protein alan shepard isoform X4, giving the protein MSVRMENVAAPRKLNYKMMGTNGPRPTYVGANNGNAGGGGGGANAGGVGVGPTSGGGGGGVGGGGGGTTAGSGGGGGGHGGGAGAGAGGGLKGNATGGAAGGGGGGGGGGGGGGGGGGGPRGGNPVQYRASGAAAAAWGAAPSHAAAAAVAAAAAYPPYTRYPSAAAAAAAAAQVPVGAQPLPPSANPYATAPYAQHVSARCSADAGSRSLRQVSSNCKRNKFPRDYGGQRVPTASSPANTTSSSSSATGSQSGAMSTSMSNNAMQGQQAEQLSKTNLYIRGLNQNTTDKDLVNMCSQYGTITSTKAILDKTTNKCYGFVDFESPVAAEGAVKALVAKGIQAQMAKVGIWLLRRLASVRWLCMQQQEQDPTNLYIANLPLNFKENDVEGLLQQYGQVISTRILRDTSGQSKGVGFARMESKEKCEQIIQIFNGKALQGAKDPLLVKFADGGNKKKSMYKSTMWRDTGENMTMNYDASGVGQNGVATAHMLPTATLTQYGRHYGQAVPGYSVPGAPWVTPYLVQPAPPHMQQVDMMPSADPSNPQYSIIPQLTTQMSTMHLGTGSYIASPHPYSYTTYPPPSIIHPIPLGDSEQTSNAASPDDSYQQYQAQQPK; this is encoded by the exons GGGACAAACGGTCCACGGCCAACATACGTCGGCGCTAACAACGGTAACGCCGGTGGAGGCGGTGGAGGCGCCAACGCCGGAGGCGTGGGCGTGGGTCCTACgagcggcggcggcggcggcggagTCGGTGGCGGAGGCGGCGGTACTACGGCTGGTAGTGGCGGCGGTGGAGGTGGCCACGGGGGCGGCGCTGGCGCCGGCGCCGGCGGCGGATTGAAGGGCAACGCGACGGGAGGAGCGGCCGGGGGCGgcggtggaggtggtggtggtggcggcggtggtggcggtggtggcggtggaCCACGAGGAGGGAATCCGGTGCAGTACCGAGCGAGCGGCGCCGCCGCAGCAGCTTGGGGCGCGGCGCCGTCGCACGCCGCCGCGGCTGCGGTGGCAGCAGCGGCCGCCTATCCGCCTTACACCCGCTATCCGAGTGCCGCCGCGGCGGCTGCCGCAGCGGCACAGGTACCGGTCGGTGCGCAACCGTTACCGCCCTCTGCCAACCCTTACGCCACCGCCCCCTACGCTCAGCACGTCTCG GCACGGTGCAGCGCTGACGCGGGGTCACGGTCACTCCGGCAAGTGTCGTCAAACTGCAAGCGAAACAAATTTCCCAGAGAC TATGGTGGACAACGGGTACCTACAGCCTCGTCACCAGCCAATACTACCAGTAGTTCTAGCAGTGCCACTGGCAGTCAAAGCGGGGCAATGAGCACAAGTATGAGTAATAATGCTATGCAAGGGCAGCAGGCGGAACAGTTAtcgaaaacaaatttatacatacgtgGCCTCAACCAAAATACAACAGATAAAGACCTTGTTAATATGTGTTCTCA GTATGGAACTATAACTTCCACAAAGGCAATATTGGataaaacaacaaataaat GTTATGGCTTTGTAGACTTTGAGTCACCGGTGGCGGCAGAGGGTGCTGTGAAAGCACTGGTCGCCAAGGGCATCCAAGCGCAGATGGCGAAAGTGGGTATCTGGTTGCTCCGTAGACTGGCAAGTGTACGTTGGTTGTGCATGCAA CAACAGGAACAGGATCCTACAAATCTGTATATCGCAAACCTGCCATTGAACTTTAAAGAAAACGATGTTGAAGGATTACTTCAACAATATGGACAAGTCATCTCGACTCGCATTTTACGCGACACCTCAGGACAAAGTAAGGGTGTTGGATTTGCAAG AATGGAATCCAAAGAAAAGTGTGAGCagataattcaaatatttaatggAAAAGCATTACAAGGAGCTAAAGATCCCTTGTTAGTTAAATTTGCTGATGGtggtaataagaaaaaatcaatgtaTAAAAGTACAATGTGGAGAGACACTGGAgaa aATATGACTATGAATTATGATGCAAGTGGAGTTGGTCAAAATGGTGTTGCTACAGCTCATATGTTACCTACAGCAACTTTAACTCAATATGGTCGTCATTATGGTCAAGCTGTCCCTGGCTATAGCGTACCAGGAGCTCCTTGGGTCACACCATACCTCGTGCAGCCCGCGCCTCCTCATATGCAACAGGTCGAC atGATGCCATCTGCCGACCCTAGTAATCCTCAATACAGTATAATTCCTCAGCTTACAACGCAAATGTCTACAATGCATCTTGGCACTGGTTCc TATATAGCAAGTCCTCATCCCTATTCTTATACTACTTATCCTCCACCTAGCATTATCCATCCAATACCACTGGGCGATTCTGAACAGACCAGTAATGCAGCATCTCCTGATGATTCTTACCAACAGTACCAAGCTCAGCAGCCCAAGTAG
- the LOC122627129 gene encoding protein alan shepard isoform X3, with product MSVRMENVAAPRKLNYKMMGTNGPRPTYVGANNGNAGGGGGGANAGGVGVGPTSGGGGGGVGGGGGGTTAGSGGGGGGHGGGAGAGAGGGLKGNATGGAAGGGGGGGGGGGGGGGGGGGPRGGNPVQYRASGAAAAAWGAAPSHAAAAAVAAAAAYPPYTRYPSAAAAAAAAAQVPVGAQPLPPSANPYATAPYAQHVSARCSADAGSRSLRQVSSNCKRNKFPRDYGGQRVPTASSPANTTSSSSSATGSQSGAMSTSMSNNAMQGQQAEQLSKTNLYIRGLNQNTTDKDLVNMCSQYGTITSTKAILDKTTNKCKGYGFVDFESPVAAEGAVKALVAKGIQAQMAKVGIWLLRRLASVRWLCMQQQEQDPTNLYIANLPLNFKENDVEGLLQQYGQVISTRILRDTSGQSKGVGFARMESKEKCEQIIQIFNGKALQGAKDPLLVKFADGGNKKKSMYKSTMWRDTGENMTMNYDASGVGQNGVATAHMLPTATLTQYGRHYGQAVPGYSVPGAPWVTPYLVQPAPPHMQQMMPSADPSNPQYSIIPQLTTQMSTMHLGTGSYIASPHPYSYTTYPPPSIIHPIPLGDSEQTSNAASPDDSYQQYQAQQPK from the exons GGGACAAACGGTCCACGGCCAACATACGTCGGCGCTAACAACGGTAACGCCGGTGGAGGCGGTGGAGGCGCCAACGCCGGAGGCGTGGGCGTGGGTCCTACgagcggcggcggcggcggcggagTCGGTGGCGGAGGCGGCGGTACTACGGCTGGTAGTGGCGGCGGTGGAGGTGGCCACGGGGGCGGCGCTGGCGCCGGCGCCGGCGGCGGATTGAAGGGCAACGCGACGGGAGGAGCGGCCGGGGGCGgcggtggaggtggtggtggtggcggcggtggtggcggtggtggcggtggaCCACGAGGAGGGAATCCGGTGCAGTACCGAGCGAGCGGCGCCGCCGCAGCAGCTTGGGGCGCGGCGCCGTCGCACGCCGCCGCGGCTGCGGTGGCAGCAGCGGCCGCCTATCCGCCTTACACCCGCTATCCGAGTGCCGCCGCGGCGGCTGCCGCAGCGGCACAGGTACCGGTCGGTGCGCAACCGTTACCGCCCTCTGCCAACCCTTACGCCACCGCCCCCTACGCTCAGCACGTCTCG GCACGGTGCAGCGCTGACGCGGGGTCACGGTCACTCCGGCAAGTGTCGTCAAACTGCAAGCGAAACAAATTTCCCAGAGAC TATGGTGGACAACGGGTACCTACAGCCTCGTCACCAGCCAATACTACCAGTAGTTCTAGCAGTGCCACTGGCAGTCAAAGCGGGGCAATGAGCACAAGTATGAGTAATAATGCTATGCAAGGGCAGCAGGCGGAACAGTTAtcgaaaacaaatttatacatacgtgGCCTCAACCAAAATACAACAGATAAAGACCTTGTTAATATGTGTTCTCA GTATGGAACTATAACTTCCACAAAGGCAATATTGGataaaacaacaaataaatgTAAAG GTTATGGCTTTGTAGACTTTGAGTCACCGGTGGCGGCAGAGGGTGCTGTGAAAGCACTGGTCGCCAAGGGCATCCAAGCGCAGATGGCGAAAGTGGGTATCTGGTTGCTCCGTAGACTGGCAAGTGTACGTTGGTTGTGCATGCAA CAACAGGAACAGGATCCTACAAATCTGTATATCGCAAACCTGCCATTGAACTTTAAAGAAAACGATGTTGAAGGATTACTTCAACAATATGGACAAGTCATCTCGACTCGCATTTTACGCGACACCTCAGGACAAAGTAAGGGTGTTGGATTTGCAAG AATGGAATCCAAAGAAAAGTGTGAGCagataattcaaatatttaatggAAAAGCATTACAAGGAGCTAAAGATCCCTTGTTAGTTAAATTTGCTGATGGtggtaataagaaaaaatcaatgtaTAAAAGTACAATGTGGAGAGACACTGGAgaa aATATGACTATGAATTATGATGCAAGTGGAGTTGGTCAAAATGGTGTTGCTACAGCTCATATGTTACCTACAGCAACTTTAACTCAATATGGTCGTCATTATGGTCAAGCTGTCCCTGGCTATAGCGTACCAGGAGCTCCTTGGGTCACACCATACCTCGTGCAGCCCGCGCCTCCTCATATGCAACAG atGATGCCATCTGCCGACCCTAGTAATCCTCAATACAGTATAATTCCTCAGCTTACAACGCAAATGTCTACAATGCATCTTGGCACTGGTTCc TATATAGCAAGTCCTCATCCCTATTCTTATACTACTTATCCTCCACCTAGCATTATCCATCCAATACCACTGGGCGATTCTGAACAGACCAGTAATGCAGCATCTCCTGATGATTCTTACCAACAGTACCAAGCTCAGCAGCCCAAGTAG
- the LOC122627129 gene encoding protein alan shepard isoform X2, with translation MSVRMENVAAPRKLNYKMMGTNGPRPTYVGANNGNAGGGGGGANAGGVGVGPTSGGGGGGVGGGGGGTTAGSGGGGGGHGGGAGAGAGGGLKGNATGGAAGGGGGGGGGGGGGGGGGGGPRGGNPVQYRASGAAAAAWGAAPSHAAAAAVAAAAAYPPYTRYPSAAAAAAAAAQVPVGAQPLPPSANPYATAPYAQHVSARCSADAGSRSLRQVSSNCKRNKFPRDYGGQRVPTASSPANTTSSSSSATGSQSGAMSTSMSNNAMQGQQAEQLSKTNLYIRGLNQNTTDKDLVNMCSQYGTITSTKAILDKTTNKCKGYGFVDFESPVAAEGAVKALVAKGIQAQMAKVGIWLLRRLASIEVNCRKQQEQDPTNLYIANLPLNFKENDVEGLLQQYGQVISTRILRDTSGQSKGVGFARMESKEKCEQIIQIFNGKALQGAKDPLLVKFADGGNKKKSMYKSTMWRDTGENMTMNYDASGVGQNGVATAHMLPTATLTQYGRHYGQAVPGYSVPGAPWVTPYLVQPAPPHMQQVDMMPSADPSNPQYSIIPQLTTQMSTMHLGTGSYIASPHPYSYTTYPPPSIIHPIPLGDSEQTSNAASPDDSYQQYQAQQPK, from the exons GGGACAAACGGTCCACGGCCAACATACGTCGGCGCTAACAACGGTAACGCCGGTGGAGGCGGTGGAGGCGCCAACGCCGGAGGCGTGGGCGTGGGTCCTACgagcggcggcggcggcggcggagTCGGTGGCGGAGGCGGCGGTACTACGGCTGGTAGTGGCGGCGGTGGAGGTGGCCACGGGGGCGGCGCTGGCGCCGGCGCCGGCGGCGGATTGAAGGGCAACGCGACGGGAGGAGCGGCCGGGGGCGgcggtggaggtggtggtggtggcggcggtggtggcggtggtggcggtggaCCACGAGGAGGGAATCCGGTGCAGTACCGAGCGAGCGGCGCCGCCGCAGCAGCTTGGGGCGCGGCGCCGTCGCACGCCGCCGCGGCTGCGGTGGCAGCAGCGGCCGCCTATCCGCCTTACACCCGCTATCCGAGTGCCGCCGCGGCGGCTGCCGCAGCGGCACAGGTACCGGTCGGTGCGCAACCGTTACCGCCCTCTGCCAACCCTTACGCCACCGCCCCCTACGCTCAGCACGTCTCG GCACGGTGCAGCGCTGACGCGGGGTCACGGTCACTCCGGCAAGTGTCGTCAAACTGCAAGCGAAACAAATTTCCCAGAGAC TATGGTGGACAACGGGTACCTACAGCCTCGTCACCAGCCAATACTACCAGTAGTTCTAGCAGTGCCACTGGCAGTCAAAGCGGGGCAATGAGCACAAGTATGAGTAATAATGCTATGCAAGGGCAGCAGGCGGAACAGTTAtcgaaaacaaatttatacatacgtgGCCTCAACCAAAATACAACAGATAAAGACCTTGTTAATATGTGTTCTCA GTATGGAACTATAACTTCCACAAAGGCAATATTGGataaaacaacaaataaatgTAAAG GTTATGGCTTTGTAGACTTTGAGTCACCGGTGGCGGCAGAGGGTGCTGTGAAAGCACTGGTCGCCAAGGGCATCCAAGCGCAGATGGCGAAAGTGGGTATCTGGTTGCTCCGTAGACTGGCAAGT ATTGAAGTAAATTGTCGTAAA CAACAGGAACAGGATCCTACAAATCTGTATATCGCAAACCTGCCATTGAACTTTAAAGAAAACGATGTTGAAGGATTACTTCAACAATATGGACAAGTCATCTCGACTCGCATTTTACGCGACACCTCAGGACAAAGTAAGGGTGTTGGATTTGCAAG AATGGAATCCAAAGAAAAGTGTGAGCagataattcaaatatttaatggAAAAGCATTACAAGGAGCTAAAGATCCCTTGTTAGTTAAATTTGCTGATGGtggtaataagaaaaaatcaatgtaTAAAAGTACAATGTGGAGAGACACTGGAgaa aATATGACTATGAATTATGATGCAAGTGGAGTTGGTCAAAATGGTGTTGCTACAGCTCATATGTTACCTACAGCAACTTTAACTCAATATGGTCGTCATTATGGTCAAGCTGTCCCTGGCTATAGCGTACCAGGAGCTCCTTGGGTCACACCATACCTCGTGCAGCCCGCGCCTCCTCATATGCAACAGGTCGAC atGATGCCATCTGCCGACCCTAGTAATCCTCAATACAGTATAATTCCTCAGCTTACAACGCAAATGTCTACAATGCATCTTGGCACTGGTTCc TATATAGCAAGTCCTCATCCCTATTCTTATACTACTTATCCTCCACCTAGCATTATCCATCCAATACCACTGGGCGATTCTGAACAGACCAGTAATGCAGCATCTCCTGATGATTCTTACCAACAGTACCAAGCTCAGCAGCCCAAGTAG
- the LOC122627129 gene encoding protein alan shepard isoform X7 translates to MSVRMENVAAPRKLNYKMMGTNGPRPTYVGANNGNAGGGGGGANAGGVGVGPTSGGGGGGVGGGGGGTTAGSGGGGGGHGGGAGAGAGGGLKGNATGGAAGGGGGGGGGGGGGGGGGGGPRGGNPVQYRASGAAAAAWGAAPSHAAAAAVAAAAAYPPYTRYPSAAAAAAAAAQVPVGAQPLPPSANPYATAPYAQHVSARCSADAGSRSLRQVSSNCKRNKFPRDYGGQRVPTASSPANTTSSSSSATGSQSGAMSTSMSNNAMQGQQAEQLSKTNLYIRGLNQNTTDKDLVNMCSQYGTITSTKAILDKTTNKCKGYGFVDFESPVAAEGAVKALVAKGIQAQMAKVGIWLLRRLASEQDPTNLYIANLPLNFKENDVEGLLQQYGQVISTRILRDTSGQSKGVGFARMESKEKCEQIIQIFNGKALQGAKDPLLVKFADGGNKKKSMYKSTMWRDTGENMTMNYDASGVGQNGVATAHMLPTATLTQYGRHYGQAVPGYSVPGAPWVTPYLVQPAPPHMQQVDMMPSADPSNPQYSIIPQLTTQMSTMHLGTGSYIASPHPYSYTTYPPPSIIHPIPLGDSEQTSNAASPDDSYQQYQAQQPK, encoded by the exons GGGACAAACGGTCCACGGCCAACATACGTCGGCGCTAACAACGGTAACGCCGGTGGAGGCGGTGGAGGCGCCAACGCCGGAGGCGTGGGCGTGGGTCCTACgagcggcggcggcggcggcggagTCGGTGGCGGAGGCGGCGGTACTACGGCTGGTAGTGGCGGCGGTGGAGGTGGCCACGGGGGCGGCGCTGGCGCCGGCGCCGGCGGCGGATTGAAGGGCAACGCGACGGGAGGAGCGGCCGGGGGCGgcggtggaggtggtggtggtggcggcggtggtggcggtggtggcggtggaCCACGAGGAGGGAATCCGGTGCAGTACCGAGCGAGCGGCGCCGCCGCAGCAGCTTGGGGCGCGGCGCCGTCGCACGCCGCCGCGGCTGCGGTGGCAGCAGCGGCCGCCTATCCGCCTTACACCCGCTATCCGAGTGCCGCCGCGGCGGCTGCCGCAGCGGCACAGGTACCGGTCGGTGCGCAACCGTTACCGCCCTCTGCCAACCCTTACGCCACCGCCCCCTACGCTCAGCACGTCTCG GCACGGTGCAGCGCTGACGCGGGGTCACGGTCACTCCGGCAAGTGTCGTCAAACTGCAAGCGAAACAAATTTCCCAGAGAC TATGGTGGACAACGGGTACCTACAGCCTCGTCACCAGCCAATACTACCAGTAGTTCTAGCAGTGCCACTGGCAGTCAAAGCGGGGCAATGAGCACAAGTATGAGTAATAATGCTATGCAAGGGCAGCAGGCGGAACAGTTAtcgaaaacaaatttatacatacgtgGCCTCAACCAAAATACAACAGATAAAGACCTTGTTAATATGTGTTCTCA GTATGGAACTATAACTTCCACAAAGGCAATATTGGataaaacaacaaataaatgTAAAG GTTATGGCTTTGTAGACTTTGAGTCACCGGTGGCGGCAGAGGGTGCTGTGAAAGCACTGGTCGCCAAGGGCATCCAAGCGCAGATGGCGAAAGTGGGTATCTGGTTGCTCCGTAGACTGGCAAGT GAACAGGATCCTACAAATCTGTATATCGCAAACCTGCCATTGAACTTTAAAGAAAACGATGTTGAAGGATTACTTCAACAATATGGACAAGTCATCTCGACTCGCATTTTACGCGACACCTCAGGACAAAGTAAGGGTGTTGGATTTGCAAG AATGGAATCCAAAGAAAAGTGTGAGCagataattcaaatatttaatggAAAAGCATTACAAGGAGCTAAAGATCCCTTGTTAGTTAAATTTGCTGATGGtggtaataagaaaaaatcaatgtaTAAAAGTACAATGTGGAGAGACACTGGAgaa aATATGACTATGAATTATGATGCAAGTGGAGTTGGTCAAAATGGTGTTGCTACAGCTCATATGTTACCTACAGCAACTTTAACTCAATATGGTCGTCATTATGGTCAAGCTGTCCCTGGCTATAGCGTACCAGGAGCTCCTTGGGTCACACCATACCTCGTGCAGCCCGCGCCTCCTCATATGCAACAGGTCGAC atGATGCCATCTGCCGACCCTAGTAATCCTCAATACAGTATAATTCCTCAGCTTACAACGCAAATGTCTACAATGCATCTTGGCACTGGTTCc TATATAGCAAGTCCTCATCCCTATTCTTATACTACTTATCCTCCACCTAGCATTATCCATCCAATACCACTGGGCGATTCTGAACAGACCAGTAATGCAGCATCTCCTGATGATTCTTACCAACAGTACCAAGCTCAGCAGCCCAAGTAG
- the LOC122627129 gene encoding protein alan shepard isoform X9 has protein sequence MSVRMENVAAPRKLNYKMMGTNGPRPTYVGANNGNAGGGGGGANAGGVGVGPTSGGGGGGVGGGGGGTTAGSGGGGGGHGGGAGAGAGGGLKGNATGGAAGGGGGGGGGGGGGGGGGGGPRGGNPVQYRASGAAAAAWGAAPSHAAAAAVAAAAAYPPYTRYPSAAAAAAAAAQVPVGAQPLPPSANPYATAPYAQHVSARCSADAGSRSLRQVSSNCKRNKFPRDYGGQRVPTASSPANTTSSSSSATGSQSGAMSTSMSNNAMQGQQAEQLSKTNLYIRGLNQNTTDKDLVNMCSQYGTITSTKAILDKTTNKCKGYGFVDFESPVAAEGAVKALVAKGIQAQMAKIEVNCRKQQEQDPTNLYIANLPLNFKENDVEGLLQQYGQVISTRILRDTSGQSKGVGFARMESKEKCEQIIQIFNGKALQGAKDPLLVKFADGGNKKKSMYKSTMWRDTGENMTMNYDASGVGQNGVATAHMLPTATLTQYGRHYGQAVPGYSVPGAPWVTPYLVQPAPPHMQQVDMMPSADPSNPQYSIIPQLTTQMSTMHLGTGSYIASPHPYSYTTYPPPSIIHPIPLGDSEQTSNAASPDDSYQQYQAQQPK, from the exons GGGACAAACGGTCCACGGCCAACATACGTCGGCGCTAACAACGGTAACGCCGGTGGAGGCGGTGGAGGCGCCAACGCCGGAGGCGTGGGCGTGGGTCCTACgagcggcggcggcggcggcggagTCGGTGGCGGAGGCGGCGGTACTACGGCTGGTAGTGGCGGCGGTGGAGGTGGCCACGGGGGCGGCGCTGGCGCCGGCGCCGGCGGCGGATTGAAGGGCAACGCGACGGGAGGAGCGGCCGGGGGCGgcggtggaggtggtggtggtggcggcggtggtggcggtggtggcggtggaCCACGAGGAGGGAATCCGGTGCAGTACCGAGCGAGCGGCGCCGCCGCAGCAGCTTGGGGCGCGGCGCCGTCGCACGCCGCCGCGGCTGCGGTGGCAGCAGCGGCCGCCTATCCGCCTTACACCCGCTATCCGAGTGCCGCCGCGGCGGCTGCCGCAGCGGCACAGGTACCGGTCGGTGCGCAACCGTTACCGCCCTCTGCCAACCCTTACGCCACCGCCCCCTACGCTCAGCACGTCTCG GCACGGTGCAGCGCTGACGCGGGGTCACGGTCACTCCGGCAAGTGTCGTCAAACTGCAAGCGAAACAAATTTCCCAGAGAC TATGGTGGACAACGGGTACCTACAGCCTCGTCACCAGCCAATACTACCAGTAGTTCTAGCAGTGCCACTGGCAGTCAAAGCGGGGCAATGAGCACAAGTATGAGTAATAATGCTATGCAAGGGCAGCAGGCGGAACAGTTAtcgaaaacaaatttatacatacgtgGCCTCAACCAAAATACAACAGATAAAGACCTTGTTAATATGTGTTCTCA GTATGGAACTATAACTTCCACAAAGGCAATATTGGataaaacaacaaataaatgTAAAG GTTATGGCTTTGTAGACTTTGAGTCACCGGTGGCGGCAGAGGGTGCTGTGAAAGCACTGGTCGCCAAGGGCATCCAAGCGCAGATGGCGAAA ATTGAAGTAAATTGTCGTAAA CAACAGGAACAGGATCCTACAAATCTGTATATCGCAAACCTGCCATTGAACTTTAAAGAAAACGATGTTGAAGGATTACTTCAACAATATGGACAAGTCATCTCGACTCGCATTTTACGCGACACCTCAGGACAAAGTAAGGGTGTTGGATTTGCAAG AATGGAATCCAAAGAAAAGTGTGAGCagataattcaaatatttaatggAAAAGCATTACAAGGAGCTAAAGATCCCTTGTTAGTTAAATTTGCTGATGGtggtaataagaaaaaatcaatgtaTAAAAGTACAATGTGGAGAGACACTGGAgaa aATATGACTATGAATTATGATGCAAGTGGAGTTGGTCAAAATGGTGTTGCTACAGCTCATATGTTACCTACAGCAACTTTAACTCAATATGGTCGTCATTATGGTCAAGCTGTCCCTGGCTATAGCGTACCAGGAGCTCCTTGGGTCACACCATACCTCGTGCAGCCCGCGCCTCCTCATATGCAACAGGTCGAC atGATGCCATCTGCCGACCCTAGTAATCCTCAATACAGTATAATTCCTCAGCTTACAACGCAAATGTCTACAATGCATCTTGGCACTGGTTCc TATATAGCAAGTCCTCATCCCTATTCTTATACTACTTATCCTCCACCTAGCATTATCCATCCAATACCACTGGGCGATTCTGAACAGACCAGTAATGCAGCATCTCCTGATGATTCTTACCAACAGTACCAAGCTCAGCAGCCCAAGTAG